A region of uncultured Desulfobacter sp. DNA encodes the following proteins:
- the metW gene encoding methionine biosynthesis protein MetW has protein sequence MKDSKQQKLPRLRYDLQIIASWIKPGSRVLGLGCGEGEILHHLKTEKQVIERGIEIEEAKVMRCIEKGISVLQGDINEEIRDYPDQAFDYAICSQTLQQVYDPATLIQAMLRVADKGIVSFPNFGHYKVRAKLALTGCAPVTRELPYTWYNTPNIRVLSLRDFKHFARKAGFRILESAAINTHEHQRQGRQVKFLPNFLATYGIFLIRKES, from the coding sequence ATGAAAGATTCAAAACAACAGAAACTGCCCCGATTAAGATACGATCTTCAGATCATTGCCTCCTGGATCAAACCGGGTTCCAGAGTCCTGGGGCTGGGTTGCGGTGAAGGGGAGATCCTGCACCACCTGAAAACCGAGAAACAGGTGATTGAGCGGGGCATCGAAATAGAAGAAGCCAAGGTCATGCGCTGCATTGAAAAGGGTATATCGGTGCTTCAGGGGGATATTAACGAAGAAATCCGGGATTATCCGGATCAAGCCTTTGACTATGCCATCTGTTCCCAGACCCTTCAGCAGGTTTATGATCCCGCCACTTTGATTCAGGCCATGCTCCGGGTGGCGGACAAGGGTATCGTCAGTTTCCCTAATTTTGGTCATTATAAGGTCAGAGCCAAGCTTGCGCTGACCGGATGCGCCCCGGTTACCCGGGAATTACCCTATACATGGTACAACACGCCCAACATCCGGGTGTTAAGCCTCAGGGATTTCAAACATTTTGCCCGCAAGGCCGGATTCAGGATATTAGAGAGTGCTGCCATCAACACTCATGAACATCAACGCCAAGGCCGTCAGGTAAAATTTCTGCCCAATTTCCTGGCAACCTACGGCATTTTTCTCATTAGGAAAGAGTCTTGA